GCTACAGAAGGAATGGTCTGGTGGCTAAGATAAAACACAAGTCAAACTTATTAAGAGTTGTCCACAGTCAGCAGTGGTGATCTTCTTGCTGGTCTTGCCATTCCTGGACCCAAAGTGCTCTATGGCCTCCACAATATTCATGCCTTCTTTCGCCTTGCCAAAGACCACATGCTTGCCATCCAACCACTCAGTCTTGGCAGTGCAGATGAAAAACTGGGAACTGTTTGTGTTGGGTCCAGCATTTGCCATGGACAAGATGCCAGGACCTGTATGCTTTAGGATGAAGTTCTCATCATCAAATTTCTCCCCGTAGATGGACTTGCTGCTAGTGCCATTATGGTGTGTGAAGTCACCACCCTGACACATAAACCCTGGAATAATTCTGTGAAAGCAGGAACCCTTATAACCAAATCTTTCTCTCCAGTGCTCAGAGCACGAAAGttttctgctgtctttggaaCCTTGTCTGCAAATAGCTTGAAGGAGACATGGCCCAAGGGCTCGCTGTTGACAGCAATGTCGAAGAACACGGTGGGGTTAACCATGGCTGATAGTACGGGGCTCCCGGCAGCAGCAGCATCTGCAAagacttttatgttttatttttaatagagatggggttttgccatgttgcccaggctggtcttgaactcctgagctcaagcaatccacccacttcgtcctcccaaaatgctagggcTGTAATGTTGAGAGGTTCTTTGTGGAACAGGCTTTTGATAAGTTGTTTGTGTTCATAAGGGAATAAAAATGTCATCCCTTCCAGCACTCTCCCAATTTTGTTGGTGCAAGGTCTTCAGAATATTTGGGATCCATGAAAGCAATATAGAGGTATGTTTCTATGAATCCCCTAAGGCTattatgtgttatttattttgtccTTGGTGCCTAGCCAGCATAGATGGACAgggatgctcagtaaatatttgtttttgaaggaataaatgaatttaaattgcTTTCAGTATTTTAACAAGCCTAATGGAAATTGTACATTTACCTACAATAAAAGTGTCTTTGATTTTGGTTTCAATTATACAAGTTTTGTGTGAACACTAGTTTGCTCATGCCGATTAGTTCTTTGACTGGCAGTTGATGGCATCATAGGACATAAACCTACCCAGTGAGTGAATGACCTTGGACACAAGTACACAGCCAAAATAACCAACTGGTAGCAGAGCCTGGTGCGTGAATATCTACATGTTTACTTCCACTTTCTTGCTCATTAGCAATATTATTTGTATATGGTTGATAATTGTATATGGTTGGTTAAAATCTgggtcaacattttttttttttttttttgagacagagtctcgctctgtagcccagtcacccaggctggagtgcagtggcacaattgcagctcactgcaacctctgcctcccgggttcaagtgattctcctgcctcagcctcccaagtagctgggattacaggcatgtgccaccatgcctggctaatagttttattttttgtagagatggggtcaatATCAATATCCAAATAAGGTCTACATCATGTTGATTGATCTAAACCTTCAGTCtcttctgggactacaggcacgtaccaccatgcgtagctaacttttgtattttttgtagagatggggttttgccatgttgcctaggatggtcttgaactccggagctcaagcgatctgcccacctcccaaaatgttgggactagaggtgtgagccaccacgccaggccaatttGAACTATATTTGAAAAAGAGGGCtccattgtttaaaaataagtctTGGAAACTATTGTATTGTAGCTGTTCTCTAACAGCACCAATTATGACAGGAACCAGGAACTATGAAGTGGGGACAGTGACTGTGACTAACTTGTaatatgttttaaacttttttttacttcctcatatttgttgtttttggcTTACATTCTTTCTCAACCCAACAGTTAAACTCTTACAACAAAAAGGGCCCGTATGTTTTCACTTTTGAAGGGAGAGATTGGTGGACTGTCTTACCCTAGAGCCAGGCTTCAGGCTTGGGGGCGGGAGTCCCAAGGGGTGGAGTGGGGGGTTCTGCTTTAATGAGCAAAGGAAGTGGTTAAGTCCCTGGGGCCTGTGCAGCCTGAACAAGAGCCCAAAAGTGACCTTGGGAGCATCTAA
This genomic window from Pan troglodytes isolate AG18354 chromosome 9, NHGRI_mPanTro3-v2.0_pri, whole genome shotgun sequence contains:
- the LOC129136395 gene encoding LOW QUALITY PROTEIN: peptidyl-prolyl cis-trans isomerase A (The sequence of the model RefSeq protein was modified relative to this genomic sequence to represent the inferred CDS: deleted 2 bases in 1 codon) encodes the protein MVNPTVFFDIAVNSEPLGHVSFKLFADKVPKTAENFRALSTGEKDGYKGSCFHRIIPGFMCQGGDFTHHNGTSSKSIYGEKFDDENFILKHTGPGILSMANAGPNTNSSQFFICTAKTEWLDGKHVVFGKAKEGMNIVEAIEHFGSRNGKTSKKITTADCGQLLISLTCVLS